Genomic DNA from Setaria italica strain Yugu1 chromosome V, Setaria_italica_v2.0, whole genome shotgun sequence:
GTCCAACATAATGCGGTAGTTGGGCAAACGGATATGATGCTATCGTATCGAGTTCCACGCCCCGACAAGGCGACAAGTTTACCGAAACGTCTAAAGCACATCAGTGTGCACGAAGAAGATGGTAAAGGAGACAAGCCGGACTCACATGAGCGGCGACGAAGTAGGCCATGAGGTTGAGCGCGATCCCCCACCAGATGGTGCCGAAGACGTAGCCGGAGGCGTCCTGCATCCGGCGCAGGACGCGGACGGAGTGGTAGATCTTGGGCAGGTACTCGAACAGGAACGCCACCAGCAGCACCGTCATGACGGCCGTCGTCGACCCGGCGCGTatcatcgccggcgccgccacccagACGACTACCTGCGAGCGTACGAAATGCATTGTCACGCTATATGGGCCTATGGCTGACATGGTACCACACTACCACTGAAGAAATGACGAGGCGCCCACACTCCACAGGGTTTTCAGTGGGGTTGGACCGTTGGAGCAGTACAGATCGTTCGAGCCTCACCGGAAAGCAGTTTAAATCTGCATTGATTGATAGAACGACACGCCGCATGACGCCATGAACCATGGTCCCGGTCTGCAACGACACGCCGATGAGCGAAACCGTCTTCGTACGTGGCGTGGATCGCTGACGCTGCTTGATCCTTTCTAAAACTAGAACCTCAGTGAATCGGCACCCCAATCGATCGCAGGCCCAGCACGTTGGTGGGTGCAGGGTGCCAGAACGAAGAAGGCAGGCTGGGGGCCTCATGGACCATGGCCGTGCGGCGGTGGGACGTGTGGCTGGTGCTCGGAGCAGTAGTGGATCACGTGCAGCTATCAGCTCGGCAGAACGCGGAAGGGAAGAAGAACGCGAGGCCGCATGCGGCCACGGTATGGAAGTATCAGTACGAACGTCGATGTCTCAAAATTCTCCGGTTTTTTGGACAAGCGTTCAAATCTGTCACTATGCTCTACAGACCCATCGCCTACCAACGCAATTCATGCTAAATTGTTTTTTGTGCCCAGCAGAGCCAGATGGAACTAGCATTTCAAAGAGTGCACGAGAATCATGCTCGGATACGGACAAGGCGCGCGCACCTGCATCACCGGGAGGATGACGAACACGTCCAAGAGGATCCCTTTCTTGGACCTGGCCCGTcctggcacggcggcggcgccgtcgcgccccggccgcgccgcctcctcgtccgcgtcctcccgcgccggcggcggcagcggcggggcgcgcgcgtcCCGGAGCCGCAGCAGCAGGTTCCAGGCGTGCATGGCGTCCGGCGCGCACCGGAGCGCGGTGACCGCGGCGGCGAACCAGCCGTCGAGGAAGACGCACATGAGCGGCGCGCTGAGGCACACGGCGTACAGGAAGAGCGGGTCGACCACGAGACCCGCCGCGCAGGCCAGCAGGTACGCGCGGTCCCACCCCCACCCCGCCCGCCGGtggtccagcgccgccgcccacgccccgcgccggcgctgcttgccgcctcccggcgatgtcgccgccgtcgccggcctaATCTCGTCTCGTTCCACTCctctccgcggcggcgcgccgtgaggggacgacgaggacgaggtcGGGTGCGCCGAGAGCTCGCCGGCTAACATGATCAATCGATGCTTGCCGCTGCTGCTGAGTAGTGACGGCGACTGTGTGCGTGGTCAGCCAGTCAGGTGGTGGTGAGGCCGTGGCATGTGGGTGATGGAGTGGAGGAGAGGACGGCGTCCGCAGGGCTCTGCGCGAGCGAGATGGACGGGACGGATATATAGCGAGCAGCTACGCCGGTGGGTAGCAACAGCAGGAGGGTACGTACGtgtctctcctctcctctcctcgccgtgcACGCGCGGCGCGTAGTGCGTACGAGTTTGGTGACGAAATAATCGACCTACCTGACCGGCGTTTGTCGCCATCCGCGGCGTGTGACTCCCTGGTCCAGTTCTTGCTTCTGTCTGCACGGCTGTCATCAGCTTGTACATTCACGAAGAGAGAAGAGAAACGCTGCGAACTGAAGCAGGCTGTGGAGTGTGGACGACAAGGTAGACGACGATGCCAGCGCATCACTACTTCACTGACTCGATCGGAATGGAAGCAAAGCTGTTAGCCCCGGGGGTCGGACAATCGACAAGGGAACAAGGTGGCCACATCACCCGTTCAAATCAAATCAACACCCGCATGCACGCTTCAATCATTTTTTGCGTCCATCTTTAAGCGACGAGACCTGTGGACGTTTCTCGAGCCAGGATTGGGCCACGTCGCCTCCATTTATCGGCCATCCGATCTTACATCTACGGTGAAGACCAGGGCGCACGAGCGGGCAATGGACTCAGGCAGCTTCGCGTTCCACCTCAGCCCGTCGCGGCTTCTCGAGCGGCCGGATTCCACGCCGCTGTGCCGCACACCTCCCTTGCCGACCAGCCGCCTTCTATGGTGCCGTTGCCGTCGTCAACTCATCATTGCCGATTCCGTCGCGGCCACGCttttctccgccgccgccgcgctcctcgctTCTCCGCCACCGTCGCATGTTCCACCTCATCACCATCTTCACATCCTCCGATCCTCCTCGTACGCAGCATCGCAACCGCGGCCGCCAACGGGCAACGTCGACGGCGACCTCGCCCTCTCCTTCCTCACAAGCGGCGCTGATCGGACGGACTGGGCGCCGCCTCGTAGAAGCACCTCTTCTGCTACAACGGCTACCTCTCCTGAGGAATCTGGATCCCAGCCTCCCAGGAACTCGTCGTCGCGGACCCAATCTCCCGCCGCTGCGTCTGCCTCCCGGCGCcgtcccgccggccgccgggcgcgCATCGAGTACACAGTACAGCCTCTTCTCCGACCACGTCATCTGCGTGTTGCGAGACACCGCCTTGGGCGAGCTGAGCGCGCTGGTCCTATCCTCCGGCGACCTCTCCTGAGCTGACATCGCCGTACGTCGCGAGCATCTCGCCGCTGGCTCTCGAGTGATGCGGGCAACTCCGGTCGCTGTACTGGGGGCTCAACGGCGTGGAGCACATGGTGCCATTCAGCACAATGTCCACTGTACGGCCATGGAGATGGAGTTCTCGGTGCTAGAGCTCCCACTTTCCTCGCGGTAGCAGCTTCGATGCCGTGGACAGGGGAAGAGGTGAATATCAATTTGCTCCGATccacctcctcaccatgatTAGTTTGTCCCATACAAACCGATTTGAAGATtatgcagcagccagcaggagcTTCTAGCTTGCAAACTAATTCTTGCTCCGTAAgacccgtttggatcccttcattttgaaaaTGAAGGAATTAGAATATATTTAATATAGTAGGCTATTTATCTTGGCACGTGATATTCCAtaatttttcaaaatttaaataTAAGTCTATCTTGAATTTATGGGGTGGTAggtggaaattgattctatagatccccatgctatgtttctaatgtgcaacttatagcacgtTCTTCGACTTGCTTCgctatagcagaagtgcagcacataaatATCTCTCCCATAtaaccaacaataatatacaaatatattccacatgcaactatattagcttaattaattcgtgtctaaattatgattattagaatatATCCAACGGGGCCTAAGCTTAATTGTACAAATTTCCCTTGGTGCCTGTAGCTTTCCTATATCATATCTCACAGATGGTTGTACTTAACTTCTTATACTGTACAGTAATGTTCAGAACCTCATACAACTCTGAGTAATAATTTTCTTAAATGCAAACATTGATTTAAAAAGGACTTTAATTATTTGGACTTTCACTTCTACAGAAACATACACTCGTCAAAACCTCCATGATTAGTTTGTTAGGTGCAGGCGTGCAGCATCTCTGTATAACTGAAGTTTTTGAGTTCAATGCAGGAATAGGCTTTTATTTGGTATTGTTGAAATGAACTTGACACCGGAATGTGACACCAAGCTCCAGCGCATGATGAAGAGTTGGGCAAAGGCGATGctggaaaatgaaaaaaaaatgttcagtaGTGTTTCTACTTGATTTAGATGACCTCTGTTTCTATACAACAGTCAGCTTGGAGATTGCTCCTAAATCATTCTTAATTTCCTAGAGTACTTCGTTGGTGCAGTCATACTTTTTTTGGATAAGTTTTTGTCTTCTCTTTCCCTGGTGCGACCAGCACGTTTGTCTCTCATGAATTGAGTTAACGTCGTCGCATATGCAAAATCTGATTTTACCTCTTTTATTGCTAATCATATAGGAAAACCTGATTTGCTGCAGTTGATGACTACTACGTCCACCATAGCTCCCCGAATCTCTGTATGTGCATGTATTTATTAGCTAGATGTAACTTTCAGTTTACTGCTACTGCAGACCTTAATATTGATCGTGCAAAATTGATAGCGTATTAGTTTCGTTGCAGTTCGATGTGACAAATTAAAGGAGACATATCCCATGCACGGCCCAATCCGTTTGACGCGGCAACGCCGCGTCTAAGTTTCTAGCCAGTCCACGAAAGAGCCGTAGAGATCAGCTTATCAGCGGGCCGGGGTCAGGTGGCCCGCTCAGGTCCGGTCTCGTCTGCGTCTTCCTGCTGCTATTCGACCGAGCTAGCTATCTAGCGTGGCGTGGTACAAACAGTCTATGCAAATGCGCACACAGTTCCGGAGTTTTCCATCGGGAGGTGAACCTAGGAGGATCAGGGTTTTCCATTGCAATCTTGTACTCTGTATGACTGGTACTACTGCATGCTTCGGTATTGCGCCAGTGATCTACAGATGCCAAATCATCTCCAACTCCATGTTAACTACATGACCTGATGCGTCCATCCTCATCCACATTGCTGTCGCCCGTCTTCCATTATTGGACATTTGGACTAGCGGTGGTGGTACGAACTGTTCCGGTTAAATTATTGCTGCCCGCGTGCCGAATGCTTTATGGTTTCAGGTTGTGTTCCTGAATTAGAATGTCCTGATGACCTCAAGATATGGATATTTGTCGATGTGTCTACTGAAGTTCGACCAGAGAGCAGGAACAACACTGAGATGTTCACGGCATGTTTTCCCAGGGAAGTAGAAGAGTGTCATGCTCATACTGTCATACATAATGCTGCTACATTATGATCATAGCCAGAGATGAATgcgaggattttttttttaaaaaaaacttgtagGAGCACTGCTATGTCATTTAAGAAGAggtaggccccgtttggtagagcttcggcttctcataaaacggcttcggcttcagcttcttcgatggagtggcttttttagtgaagctaaagccgttttgcaaaacgtttggtaaaacggcttctcaatggcaatatatgtaattttatgatcacttaatgcttggagagagaggggaagccggtgaagccacttttttcggcttctcctctctagtgtaagccgttttgcggcttctccttagctttggtggtgaagccgttttgaaattgaccctttggtagggtttcatcaaaagccggtggagaagcactttgagaagccctaccaaacggggccgtAGTAAACAAGTTCTTATGAAGTCAATACTACATAAATAGATAGTCCCTTAAAAAAACAATAATCATAAAACTATAATCATGAAACTAAAGTGAACTCAGGTCTCCACGGGCCATCTTCCGAAACCCATGGCCTGTGGAGAACCCAACAGGGGCGGACGAATGAGAGTAGGACCCGGGCTGAATTGTTGTTTTGTAGGCTAACAATGGCCTCTTGGGCCTCATTTTCTTTAGGTGGAGATAAGCTCATAGGCTTGGAACTAGTGAATACCACAAGGATTATATGAGCTGGATCCGGGCGGCAGCCCCCAAGCCAGGGTCCTAGATCCGCCTCTGAACCCATGTGGATGCGGTTCGTCAAGGGCGTGATTGGATGGCTGGACCTCCCCAACCTGCCCTGCATCCGTGAGCCAGGCCGCCCCTGACCAGGCTGGTTGCATGCACGTATACGGATACAAGTTGCTTCGAGCTGCTATTTGGTCTGCTGCATAGTTagcactcctgctcctctgCACGCTTCCCCAAGCGGCTCATTCTTGCACCGCACGAGCCAGGCTTGGAAACAGCTAATTCTCACGTTTCCATGGAGCCTGGCTGCGGGAGCATCTTTACACGCTGAGAGCCTAGCTCAGTGGCTTGAGCAGGCAACCAAACTAGCACTCGTTGCATCTCACGAGCCCGTGCAGGGAATGGTTCACCTCCGTACAGGGAACCAATCAGATCCTAATATTGTTCAAAGTAGGCGACATGGCTGCTGATGGCAAGATGATTCTGAGTATGTGTGCCTCCATCCAAGAAAACAAATCATTTTAGTATTGTCCtaagtcaattttttttaaatttgaccaagattatagaaaaactacatatatttatggtatgaaataagtaccattagatttatcatgagataTGTTtttatagtatacctatttgatgcaATAAACATTGATACTTTTctttataaatttgattaaagttgagaaagtttgacttaagacaaataTAGAATGACTGATGGAGGAAGTATGGTGACGTGTGTATGTGTAAGCGTCACTATGTTTTTCAAAAACATCCATTAGAATAGCCAAAGAACACATGCTACAAAACACGACACACCTGATAATTATTTTCATACCATACCTGGTACATGGCCAGAGTGACAGATTACTCCACAACAATACGAGGAAGTAGCAAATTCAGCCGATCTTAGTTATAGTAAACTAAGGCTCTTAGAGGTAAGCGTATATAAGAGAGATCTCCTTATTCATAGCACAAACATTCTTTCCTGGCGAAATATAAAGGGGTATATAGCACGAACGTAACGACGTTACGTTGTGCTCGATCGACCAGGGTGCCAGCAAAAACTCGATCAAGCGGTAACGGCGGCGACACAGACCCACTGGCCGATGAAGAGGTTGTGGCAGTTGATGTTGGGGTTGAAGCTGAGGAACTGATTCAGGGTCAGACCGGTAGCCTGCGCCACGGCGAAGCACGTCTCCCGCTCCTTCACCCCGTACGCCTTGGTGCAGGTCAGCAGCGACCCCACCGGGGCTGCGTCCGCCAGGGTGACGGTGACGAGGAGGAACGCGATCACAATAGCGGCGGTGCCATGGTTCGCCATTGCAAGGATTTTGCCCGTGAAGGAGGCTATGAATGAGCAACGCAGATAGGCCGGTGTGCGTGTGCAAGCTTGAGGTCTCTGCTTTGCTGATGCTGCGAGTGGCTTGGCTATGTTCTCGTGTGCCTTCTTATATAGCGTAGCGAGTGCAAAAGCCAAAAGGCGATTACATTTTGGTGACAACATAATCGCGTATATTCCACCACGACCTCGGAAATGGCGCTCCGGTCAACTACTGTACGTACTGGTGATACGATTTACGGGCATGTCGTTGCCCATACTTGCATGGCGGCCATTCTTTTCTTAGGTGAAATGAATTGAAGTTTCtggttcctcaaaaaaaaagaaaagaaatgaagttcGGCTTGCTTTGGGGAAAACAAACAGAGCTTCATGGCCAAGCATTCTTGTTCGATTTTGGACCGGGGCCAAGTGAAGTATTGAAGCATAGAGCAATGGAAAAAAGTAGTTACAATTCCTATAAAAGTAAATGTATAGTTTATCACGTGTAACTTTGAATGTGTAACTAGGACTATGGACAAAGACAACATTTTACAAAGTGTCATTAGGACGAAACTCACAACACTATTGATTTCATCGCCTAAGTAGGCCTAAAAGTTGTAGTGATTATAAAAGCACATGCATGTAACAATGATGCTAAGCCTTCAATTGTCCATGGATATTAACAAGACGATTCTGATAATACACTAATTTGTCCGGCCGGCTGGCAATTTTCTACTAGTTATCATTAGCTAGCTAGCAATAAAGTAATTATTGAATCGATAGACGAGGCTAGCTATAGACAAGAACCAAGAGCCAGGGGCACAGGCTAAGCACAAGACATGCGTGAGGATTGGTGTGTAATGATACTTCAACAGGGGAATAGAGGATGTAGCCCAGATAAGGGAAATTAGGATTTGATATAAATTTAAAGAATTCTGATAATTTTCCAACAAATTATCTTAATTAGGGTAAGTATAATCAGTCAGTGGGGCCTCCATGAATGTTAGTACATATTTCTGAAGGTAGAGAATGTTAAATTTCCATCGAAAGAAAATATAGCCCATTTTGGTAGGGCTTCTTGAGAGGCTCCTCTAACGGCTTCTCACGAAACCCTACCAAACGGACCGAAGCAAAATGGCTCCTCCGATGAAGCTCCAAAATTTCCTTTGAGAGGAGCTAGGAGAGGGAGGAACCAAAAAACTGGCTCCCCGCGACTTTTCCTCATTTCCCACCTTTGCCCTCGGGGTGGAGGGCCCGCGGGCAAGCTATGGCTGCAAACAGCAGCGCCAGGTGGCCGGCGGCTGGAAAATGGGGCGGAGGCAGCCTGCGGCAGGGAGGGGGGAGGGTGGATATGGCCGGCGACAGGAGTGGTAGGGCTAGCCATCGACGGAGGCAAGCCGATGGGGATGGCATGAGGTGGGGGCTAGTCGGCGGTGGGAGATAACGTAGGGGGCTTGCCAGAGTCGGAGGTCAGCATTCGACCGTGGGAGGAACAAGACCGAAGGAAGAAGATCGTGAGCTGgataaggaagagagagaaggggaaggagagaaaaataaaggaaaaaatgggaaggaaaataaataggatgaaaaaaaaagaaaaaaaagggtatcATGGGTATTTCACCTTACCTTTCCGCTTTAAACTACCGGAGGAGCCGGTTTGCCGAACATTGTTCTAAACAGACAAGCCGAAGCTAAAAAAGCTGCTCCATCGAAGAAGCCACAGTTACAGCCGTTTTAGCTACaaccggagccctgccaaacgagcCCTATATATCTCTCGTAGATTTGGTGTAACCGCATTTGTAGAGCTTCTCTACAAATATATTAATGACATCAATGTATTTAATTAATGTAAATATTGACGCATTTGTCTTTTGTTAGGCCATCTGAAAACAGAGTAGTATTTCTATTTGTCCCTTGATATTGTGCTGAAAATCAATATATCCATCTCCCTAGTTTGTACGTGCAGAGAGTATATATGCACTGTCTAGAGTCTAGAGTAGACCATCTCGATTGTGCAGAATCCCTTTTACAGGAATATGGTATAAGTCTaaatacaaaaggaaaaaataacaAGACTTTATATGGGCTTATTAGGTACCtcaaatctatatctatatctatacctattTATAAAGTGTGGACCGCTTCTGCccactttttttatttgatcCAACTTAATCTCGTTGACATGTGGATCTAATTATTATATACCACACCGACAGGTGGGTCCATATCGTTGACCGTGCCCACGCCGCGTCCCTCTGatttccctcctcctctcctctccgcaGTCGCACACGCATCCACCTGCGCCGcctcgcctgcgccgccgcttcgcTTGCGTCGTCCCCGCTCTGAgctgcgcccgcgcccgcccagGGAGTCGGCCTCCCGATCCACCGCCGTCTGTCCCGCTTCCCCGCGCTGCACCACTTGGGCTCCCTCCCGGAGTTCGCCGCTGCCTTGGCCTCGCCGCTCAAGCTGCGCCTGCGCTCGCCCAAGGAGTCGGCCTctcgctccgccgccgtctGTCTCCCTCCCCCGCACCACACCACTCGGGCTCCATCCCGGAGTTCGCCGCGCTCGCCTAGGGAGTCACAACGCGTCGCGTAGGAGTTGGTGCAAAAGCCACCACCATGGAAGGCGACCATGACGGGgagcttgctgctgcttcttcccccTCCATTAGTGGCGGTCCCGGCAATGGCTGGAGAAGCTGCCTGTACACGCGGAGGCCCAGAGCGAGCGCGGCGTCGTAGTGGTGCTAGTGGACTAGATCTCATCATCTTCGGCCCGGATGCTGGTGCTGCTCTTGGCAGTCGCGCTGCGAGCTCATCGGGAGGTTGAGGATGAAGTTCCCCGCACCGAAAGACCCTCCTCTCCCATCGGGCGCTGCAGATCTGGCGGGGGAGAAGGATGACCGAGCAGCTACAGCGGATAGCGTGGTTGAGAATGCGGGCCTCAGCCCATAGCGGCACCGCATCAGCAGAGGAGTGCGGCCTAGAAGACCGCTGGCATGGCCTATGTGCATCTCCCCGCCTCGCTGCAGCCATGGTTGGCACGCCAGCGCCAGCACGCAGGACAACGTGGGTGCGAGCGCCTGCAGCAGTGTGTCCCTCGCACGGCAGTGTGGGGGGCAGTTGCAGCAGAGTAGTACTAGCTTCGTCGGTCGGGCAACGGTGGAGGCCGGGTAGCAGCAGCAACGCACGGCGAGCGAGCAAAGGTGGGGAACTGAGCAGGTCGGCTTGGCTGGACTAGCGGCGTGAAGACcaaagagaagataaggaaggcTGAATAGATAAGGTGGGAAAAAGGAGAggggt
This window encodes:
- the LOC111257199 gene encoding lysM domain-containing protein ARB_03442-like, which encodes MANHGTAAIVIAFLLVTVTLADAAPVGSLLTCTKAYGVKERETCFAVAQATGLTLNQFLSFNPNINCHNLFIGQWVCVAAVTA